The following are encoded in a window of Haliotis asinina isolate JCU_RB_2024 chromosome 14, JCU_Hal_asi_v2, whole genome shotgun sequence genomic DNA:
- the LOC137260618 gene encoding SCO-spondin-like isoform X3: MRSHATLWTVALAVTCLMTTTRGQLTGCVSDILFVLDASVSIGETNFNNLKTDFEVFINNMFANYPNTRVGYLVYGTSITIFSSLTAQSSQTALLTSLRGAPYPQNAQENTHIGINTAASFLNSNGRAGSPKVMVVITDSISDDQAATITAASNARNAGITVYVIGVEASVTGSASLLDTFRQELQQIASSPSLVTGLAGYSNVSTALGNLPNTICRVEIINNMVSQTVFTSQTVILSVSLNQNGITGGIWRKNGGSLPNDGRISVTIDNQVQRLTIINAQLSDAATYSFAIAGLSRSATISVTAGVFTWTSRQTRTIGGTATIIVNLVNGNCNLGTWSRNNVVVTTGGRISYTRSSNCVSHTLTITNVQLSDQGTYVFTYNGQQVSSVLTVSTSSAPVNGGFSAWTQWSQPPCSVTCGTAATKTVFRTRTCDNPEPLNGGANCTGQFRENAVTNCGLVGCPVNGGVTQWTTWNSASVACPVTCGTSAQKTTERRRTCTNPIPVNGGVFCSETLLETRTESCGLTNACPTVVNGGVTEWGSWTNPACNVTCGTSATKLIQRFRTCTNPPPSGGGAVCVENLVESTVVNCGLTGCPAAVNGGVGQWSAWNTATVNCPVTCGVFAVKTISRSRLCNNPPPSNGGRDCLENLVETTQVNCGLIGCPVDGGVSEWESWNTNSVQCPETCGVTATKVIERIRRCNNPAPSNGGRSCPEALVQTSTASCGTPACPVPINGGVSQWGAWSDPGCSVTCGEATKVITRTRTCTNPPPSNGGQFCQEALSQLTRVSCGLVGCPGCVSDIMFVLDASVSIGETNFNNLKTDFEVFINNTFANYPNTRVGYLVYGTSITIFSSLTAQSSQTALLTSLRGAPYPQNAQENTHIGINTTASFLNSNGRAGSPKVMVVITDSISDDQAATITAASNAKNSGITVYVIGVEASVAGSASLLDTFRRGLQQIASSPSLVTVLASYSNVSTALGNLPNTICRVEIINNMVSQTVFTSQTIILSVSLNQNGITGGIWRKNGGSLPIDGRISVTIDNQVQRLTIINAQLSDAATYSFAIAGQSRSAIVSVTAVNSGLTEWGSWTNPACNVTCGTSATKLIQRFRTCTNPPPSGGGAVCVENLVESTVVNCGLTGCPVDGGLSEWGQWNTATASCPFTCGFSATKIVNRFRQCNNPPPTNGGLSCIRALVESRTDSCGLAVACPIAVNGGVGQWSAWNTATVNCPVTCGVFAVKTISRSRLCNNPPPSNGGRDCLENLVETTQVNCGLIGCPVDGGVSEWESWNTNSVQCPETCGVSAIKVIERIRRCNNPAPSNGGRSCPEALVQTSTASCGTPACPVPINGGVSQWGAWSDPGCSVTCGEATKVITRTRTCTNPPPSNGGQFCQEALSQLTRVSCGLVGCPVNGGVGQWGQWSASTCTVTCGSTATYQATRRRECTNPIPANGGRFCSQPLTETTPLSCGLPACPVAVDGGVSQWSAFNDPGCSVTCGSTATKFITRTRLCNSPPPSNGGRDCETIGLPLVQTNEVNCGLVDCPVAGGVSEWGQWSIPACNVTCGVTAVRTITRTRTCTNPPPSNGGAFCAESLTNSALRSCGLGACPVAVDGGLSQWTQWTVVPCTRSCGSFTTLATRVRQCNNPAPSNGGRDCTGSTFQTETRSCGLPLCRINGGLSQWTQWSIPACTVTCGTTETRTVTRTRSCTNPVPQFGGRDCTGLGNTFETEVRNCGLSPCPTDGGLSTWTQWSIPQCSVTCGQTATRTVTRTRSCTNPVPSDCTGLGATFQSEERNCGLNPCPINGGLSQWTQWSVPACSVTCGSTATLTVTRTRSCSNPVPQFGGSDCTGLGNLFESLVRSCGLTACPTDGGLSTWTQWSIPQCSVTCGQTATRTVTRTRSCTNPVPSDGGRDCTGLGTTFQSEQRSCGLNPCPIDGGVTQWTQWNDPACSVTCGTFATKTVTRTRTCTNPTPQFGGRGCTETLVENTVRNCNLAACIVNGVISQWTEWVVPQCLVTCGTSLSVTATRQRFCNNPPPSNGGLNCTETRVESQIRSCGLSPCPGINHKLFMSVLKQVFSLSRGGYQDRKVRLTYLVEAYRRKNLLGVRSRMLWT, from the exons ATGAGGAGCCATGCCACTCTGTGGACAGTGGCGCTTGCTGTCACGTGTCTGATGACCACCACACGCGGTCAGCTGACAG GCTGTGTAAGCGACATCTTGTTTGTCTTGGACGCGTCAGTCAGCATTGGCGAAACAAACTTCAACAATCTAAAGACTGACTTTGAAGTCTTCATCAATAACATGTTCGCAAACTATCCGAATACAAGAGTAGGCTACCTCGTGTATGGCACATCCATCACCATATTTTCAAGCCTGACTGCCCAGAGTAGCCAGACGGCTTTGCTTACTTCTCTTCGCGGGGCACCATACCCGCAAAATGCCCAAGAGAACACGCACATTGGCATCAACACGGCCGCAAGCTTCCTGAACAGCAATGGCCGAGCCGGGTCGCCAAAGGTCATGGTTGTAATAACAGACAGTATCTCTGATGACCAGGCAGCCACTATCACTGCTGCCTCCAATGCCAGGAATGCTGGAATCACCGTGTACGTCATTGGAGTAGAAGCCTCTGTAACAGGAAGCGCTAGTTTGCTTGACACTTTCAGACAGGAGCTTCAACAGATTGCCTCATCGCCTAGCCTTGTAACTGGGCTTGCTGGGTACAGTAATGTTTCTACTGCCCTGGGAAACCTACCAAACACCATTTGCAGAG TTgaaatcatcaacaacatggtAAGCCAAACAGTGTTCACGAGTCAAACCGTCATCCTGTCAGTGTCGCTGAATCAGAATGGCATCACGGGTGGAATTTGGAGAAAGAATGGTGGCAGTCTTCCAAATGACGGTCGCATTTCCGTTACCATAGATAACCAGGTTCAACGTCTCACAATAATCAATGCCCAACTGAGTGACGCCGCTACATACAGCTTCGCCATTGCTGGACTGTCTCGGTCTGCAACCATCAGTGTTACAG CTGGAGTATTCACATGGACATCACGTCAAACCAGGACTATTGGCGGTACTGCAACAATAATAGTAAACCTGGTAAACGGCAACTGTAATCTTGGTACCTGGTCACGAAACAACGTAGTTGTTACTACTGGAGGAAGGATATCCTACACCAGAAGCAGTAACTGCGTGTCTCACACACTGACCATTACCAACGTCCAGTTGTCTGACCAGGGGACATACGTATTCACGTACAATGGACAGCAGGTTTCGTCTGTGCTCACTGTTTCAA CGAGTTCTGCTCCTGTCAATGGTGGTTTCAGCGCTTGGACGCAATGGAGTCAACCTCCATGTAGTGTTACATGTGGCACTGCAGCCACAAAAACCGTCTTCAGGACCAGGACATGTGACAATCCCGAGCCCCTTAATGGTGGTGCTAACTGTACCGGTCAGTTTAGAGAGAATGCTGTGACAAACTGTGGATTGGTTGGCTGTCCAG TTAATGGTGGCGTTACACAGTGGACAACATGGAACTCCGCGTCAGTGGCCTGCCCTGTCACCTGTGGAACATCGGCACAGAAAACCACAGAGAGACGGCGTACTTGCACTAACCCCATCCCAGTCAACGGAGGAGTGTTTTGTAGCGAGACTCTGCTAGAGACACGAACCGAGTCTTGTGGATTAACTAATGCATGTCCAA CTGTGGTTAATGGCGGCGTTACGGAGTGGGGCAGTTGGACCAACCCAGCGTGTAATGTGACATGTGGCACCTCTGCCACCAAACTGATCCAGAGATTCAGGACCTGCACCAACCCTCCTCCTTCAGGAGGAGGTGCCGTCTGTGTTGAGAATCTGGTTGAGAGTACGGTGGTCAACTGTGGTTTGACTGGATGTCCAG CTGCTGTGAATGGCGGAGTAGGGCAATGGTCAGCGTGGAATACAGCAACGGTTAACTGCCCCGTCACTTGTGGTGTATTTGCCGTAAAGACAATCTCCAGAAGCAGACTGTGTAATAACCCTCCTCCTAGCAATGGTGGAAGAGACTGCCTGGAGAACCTAGTTGAGACGACTCAAGTAAACTGTGGATTAATCGGCTGTCCAG TCGATGGTGGAGTCTCTGAGTGGGAGTCTTGGAATACCAATTCTGTGCAGTGCCCGGAGACCTGTGGTGTGACTGCTACAAAGGTTATTGAACGTATCAGACGGTGTAACAACCCTGCTCCCTCTAATGGTGGAAGGTCCTGCCCTGAGGCCCTTGTGCAGACTTCAACGGCGTCATGCGGTACACCTGCATGTCCAG TTCCTATAAACGGAGGCGTGAGTCAGTGGGGAGCCTGGTCTGACCCGGGCTGTTCCGTAACGTGCGGAGAGGCAACCAAAGTCATCACGAGAACACGAACCTGCACCAATCCTCCTCCATCAAACGGTGGACAGTTTTGTCAGGAAGCTCTCTCGCAATTAACACGAGTTTCCTGTGGTTTAGTTGGATGTCCAG GCTGTGTAAGCGACATCATGTTTGTCTTGGACGCGTCAGTCAGCATTGGCGAAACAAACTTCAACAATCTAAAGACTGACTTTGAAGTCTTCATCAATAACACGTTCGCAAACTATCCGAATACAAGAGTAGGCTACCTCGTGTATGGCACATCCATCACCATATTTTCAAGCCTGACTGCCCAGAGTAGCCAGACGGCTTTGCTTACTTCTCTTCGCGGGGCACCATACCCGCAAAATGCCCAAGAGAACACGCACATTGGCATCAACACGACCGCAAGCTTCCTGAACAGCAATGGCCGAGCCGGGTCGCCAAAGGTCATGGTTGTAATAACAGACAGTATCTCTGATGACCAAGCAGCTACTATCACTGCTGCCTCCAATGCCAAGAATTCTGGAATCACCGTGTACGTCATTGGAGTAGAAGCCTCTGTAGCAGGCAGCGCTAGCTTGCTTGACACTTTCAGACGGGGGCTTCAACAGATTGCCTCATCGCCTAGCCTTGTAACTGTGCTTGCTAGCTACAGTAATGTTTCTACTGCCCTGGGAAACCTACCAAACACCATTTGCAGAG TTgaaatcatcaacaacatggtAAGCCAAACAGTGTTCACGAGTCAAACCATCATCCTGTCAGTGTCGCTGAATCAGAATGGCATCACGGGTGGAATTTGGAGAAAGAATGGAGGGAGTCTTCCAATTGACGGTCGCATTTCCGTTACCATAGATAACCAGGTTCAACGTCTCACAATAATCAATGCCCAACTAAGTGACGCCGCTACTTACAGCTTCGCCATTGCTGGACAGTCTCGGTCTGCAATCGTCAGTGTTACAG CTGTTAATAGCGGCCTTACGGAGTGGGGCAGTTGGACCAACCCAGCTTGTAATGTGACATGTGGCACCTCTGCCACCAAACTGATCCAGAGATTCAGGACCTGCACCAACCCTCCTCCTTCAGGAGGAGGTGCCGTCTGTGTTGAGAATCTGGTTGAGAGTACGGTGGTCAACTGTGGTTTGACTGGATGTCCAG TTGACGGAGGACTTTCCGAATGGGGACAGTGGAACACCGCCACAGCCAGTTGCCCGTTTACTTGTGGCTTCAGCGCCACCAAGATAGTAAATAGATTCCGTCAGTGTAACAACCCTCCCCCTACAAATGGTGGACTGTCCTGTATCAGAGCCCTCGTTGAAAGCAGGACCGACTCCTGTGGATTAGCAGTCGCTTGCCCCA TTGCTGTGAATGGCGGAGTAGGGCAATGGTCAGCGTGGAATACAGCAACGGTTAACTGCCCCGTCACTTGTGGTGTATTTGCCGTAAAGACAATCTCCAGAAGCAGACTGTGTAATAACCCTCCTCCTAGCAATGGTGGAAGAGACTGCCTGGAGAACCTAGTTGAGACGACTCAAGTAAACTGTGGATTAATCGGCTGTCCAG TCGATGGCGGAGTCTCTGAGTGGGAGTCATGGAATACCAATTCTGTGCAGTGCCCGGAGACCTGTGGTGTGAGTGCTATAAAGGTTATTGAACGCATCAGACGGTGTAACAACCCTGCTCCCTCTAATGGTGGAAGGTCCTGCCCTGAGGCCCTTGTGCAGACTTCCACGGCGTCATGCGGTACACCTGCATGTCCTG TTCCTATAAACGGAGGCGTGAGTCAGTGGGGAGCCTGGTCTGACCCGGGCTGTTCCGTAACGTGCGGAGAGGCAACCAAAGTCATCACGAGAACACGAACCTGCACCAATCCTCCTCCATCAAACGGTGGACAGTTTTGTCAGGAAGCTCTCTCGCAATTAACACGAGTTTCCTGTGGTTTAGTTGGATGTCCAG TGAATGGTGGAGTGGGCCAGTGGGGTCAGTGGAGCGCTTCCACCTGTACCGTTACCTGTGGATCTACGGCCACCTATCAGGCTACGAGGAGACGGGAGTGCACCAACCCCATACCAGCAAATGGAGGCAGATTCTGTTCCCAACCTCTTACTGAAACAACACCGTTATCTTGTGGGCTTCCTGCTTGTCCAG TTGCTGTGGACGGAGGTGTATCCCAGTGGAGCGCGTTTAATGACCCAGGCTGTTCTGTGACCTGTGGATCCACTGCTACCAAGTTTATAACCAGAACTAGACTGTGCAACAGCCCCCCGCCTAGCAACGGAGGCAGAGACTGTGAAACGATAGGTCTACCACTTGTTCAAACGAATGAAGTGAACTGCGGACTCGTGGACTGTCCAG TGGCTGGTGGTGTGTCCGAGTGGGGACAATGGTCAATCCCGGCCTGTAACGTTACCTGTGGAGTGACAGCGGTCAGAACTATTACCAGAACCAGGACTTGCACCAACCCACCACCGAGCAATGGAGGAGCCTTCTGTGCAGAGTCACTTACCAATTCAGCACTTCGAAGCTGTGGCCTTGGAGCTTGTCCCG TGGCGGTGGATGGAGGACTCTCTCAGTGGACACAGTGGACTGTGGTGCCTTGTACCAGATCGTGCGGTTCATTCACCACATTGGCTACCCGTGTGAGGCAATGTAACAATCCTGCTCCTAGCAATGGTGGGAGAGACTGCACAGGATCCACGTTCCAGACAGAAACCAGGTCTTGTGGACTACCGCTCTGCCGGA TTAACGGAGGGCTGTCCCAATGGACTCAATGGAGCATTCCAGCTTGTACAGTGACTTGTGGTACAACTGAAACCCGCACTGTCACTAGGACACGATCATGTACAAACCCTGTTCCTCAGTTTGGTGGACGTGATTGTACAGGTCTAGGGAACACATTCGAGACCGAAGTCAGGAACTGTGGACTGTCGCCGTGTCCCA CCGACGGCGGATTATCTACCTGGACACAATGGAGCATCCCACAATGCTCTGTCACCTGTGGACAGACTGCTACCCGTACTGTTACACGAACGAGGAGCTGCACCAATCCTGTCCCTAGTGACTGTACCGGTCTCGGAGCCACGTTTCAGTCAGAAGAGAGAAACTGTGGTCTTAACCCATGTCCAA TTAACGGAGGACTGAGCCAGTGGACTCAATGGAGCGTTCCAGCTTGTTCAGTGACTTGTGGTTCAACTGCAACCCTCACTGTCACAAGGACACGATCGTGTTCAAATCCTGTCCCTCAGTTTGGTGGTAGTGATTGTACAGGTCTAGGGAACCTGTTCGAGAGCCTAGTCAGGAGCTGTGGATTGACGGCATGTCCAA CCGACGGCGGATTATCTACCTGGACACAATGGAGCATCCCACAATGCTCTGTCACCTGTGGACAGACTGCTACCCGTACTGTTACACGAACCAGGAGCTGCACCAACCCGGTCCCTAGTGACGGGGGTAGAGACTGTACCGGTCTCGGAACCACGTTTCAGTCAGAGCAGAGAAGCTGTGGTCTTAACCCATGTCCAA TTGATGGTGGAGTGACACAATGGACACAGTGGAACGACCCCGCCTGTTCCGTCACTTGTGGAACCTTTGCAACTAAAACAGTGACGCGCACGAGAACCTGTACAAATCCCACTCCACAGTTTGGGGGAAGAGGCTGCACAGAAACCCTTGTTGAAAACACCGTTCGAAATTGTAATCTTGCTGCATGCATAG TGAACGGTGTCATATCCCAGTGGACCGAGTGGGTGGTACCTCAGTGCCTTGTGACGTGTGGAACCAGCTTAAGCGTAACTGCTACCAGACAACGATTCTGCAACAACCCTCCTCCAAGTAATGGCGGCTTGAACTGCACGGAAACACGTGTCGAAAGTCAAATACGAAGCTGTGGTCTTTCACCTTGTCCAGGTATAAATCATAAATTATTCATGTCAGTGCTTAAACAGGTCTTTAGCCTTTCACGAGGCGGCTATCAGGATAGAAAGGTCAGGCTCACTTATTTAGTTGAAGCATATCGACGTAAAAACCTACTTGGTGTCAGAAGCAGGATGTTATGGACCTGA